Part of the Rhizobium tropici CIAT 899 genome, AATATCGCCGACGGTGCGCTGGCCTTGGAGGCTGCTGGTAGCATCGTCACCTACCCGTTCATCGTCCGCCCGCTCGATACCCATGCCGGCCACGGCATGGAAAAGATCACCGACCCCGCGCAGTTGTTCAGCTTCTTGGAGGCGCATCCCGACCCGATTTTTTATATTTCCTCGTTCATCGATTACAGCAGCCAGGATGCAAAGTTCCGTAAGCAGCGCGTCGCCTTTATTGACGGCAATGCCTATGCAAGCCATATGGCTGTCTCTGACCACTGGATGGTGCATTACCAGAACGCCGGCATGTCGCGTTTCGAAGACAGGCGTGCTGAGGAAGCTGCCTGGATGGTGAGTTTCGACGAGGAATTCGCTGTCCGCCATGCGAACGCCTTCGCCGAGCTCAACCGGTCTTTCCCAATGGACTATTTTGCCATCGACTGCGCCGAAATGCCCGATGGCCGCTTATTGGTCTTCGAGGTGGATGTGGGAATGTACATCCACTGGATGGATCCAGCGGAGCTGTTTCCTTACAAGGAGCAGGTGATGAAGAAATTGTTTCGAGCGTTTGAAGCCGCCCTCGAGCGTCGCATTCAGCAACGCGACAAATGCTAGAACCATCCGCCGCTCAAGTCACGGCGACGCTTGTCGACAACGCCGCCACCGACGAACGCTGACTGTCTATGGCCCCTCTACATAAAGGCCGTCGCGGTAATGCCAGCGACAGCCGCAAACATCGCGCACAGGATGCCCGATCGAAGAATTCCAGGGTGCCTCGAACGGCAAACTGCTCCATCACGGTTTCGTTGGAGGCAATCAGCATTAAGATAATCTAGAGAGGAACGTCGATGCGCTCTGTCCGACTTTCAAATCGAACAATGAGGCTTGCGACAAGGCCAGGACCGTCCTCGCGCATGGCAAGTGTTAGCCGCGCTCCTTGCCTTTCGGCTGCGGCTTTCGCGATCGCCAGCCCAAGGCCGCTCCCCTCGCCAGCCTGAGGCCCACCGCGGAAGAAGCGCTCAAAGACACGTGGCATCTCTTCCTCCGCGATGCCGGGGCCGGTGTCCCGGATTTCGATTCGTGCTTCTCGCCCGGCGACGGCCACCGCGACGTCGACGGTTCCGCTCGGTGGCGTGTACCGCACGGCGTTCTCGACCAGATTGTCGAGGATAATCTCAAAATCAGCTAACGCACCGATCGTGATGGCCTTGTCCCGGTGCGTGATGCCAAGGTCGATCCCCCGGCTCTCGGCGAGCGGGGTCAGGCGCGCAATGGTGTCAAGCGCAAGCTGCACGAGGTCGATCGGCTGCGGCGGGGGGGCGGTCTCGTGGGCGTCGTAGCGCGCGAGGCGCAACAGCTTGCTCACGAGGCTGGTGGCCCTGCGGACTCCAGCTTCGAGCTCAGTCAAACGCTCGGAAAATCGATCATCCCGGTCGTCGTGCCTAAGGTTGTCGATTTGAATTTGCAGCGCCGAGAGCGGTGTACGCAATTCGTGGGCCGCATCAGAAATAAACCGTCGCTGTTTCTCCAGCATTGCGCGAAGCCGGGCGAGCAACAGATTGATCGAACTTACGAAGGGAATGACTTCGGCCGGAACGTCGTCGGTCGGAACAGGGCTGTCCACCGTCGTGTCTCGGAAGGCGACCGCGGTGGCGAGGCGATTGAGCCGGGCCATGATCCGATCGATGATCCAGCTCAGCGTCAGCAATGACAACGGAATGAGAACGATGATCGGAAGTGCCGCCTGGAGCGCCGCACTAGCCGCCAGTTCCTGCCGGACGCTCATATCCTGGGAAACCTGAACAGTTCGATCCGGTGCGACCAGCGTGTAGACGCGCCAACTGCCACTGCCGGTCGAAGCGTCGGCAAACCCGGTCGCCGATTGGCGGGGAATACCAATAGTGGAATGCGATTGCCGCAACGTGCTTCCGGCCGCATCCCAGACCTGGATGACGAAGTCGTCTTCCGGATCGTGCGGTGCACCGCTGTCTGGCCCTGTCACGGGTGATGAATGCGTGTCCCCGACATAAAGGGCGATCTGCCGAAGCTGGTTGTCAAGGAAGTCGGATGCCTCGTTCCGAGCGAGGAAGTATGACGTTGTCGCCGCGCACGCGCCGATGGTCGCCATCAAGCCGGCGAGCCAAAAGAAAGCCGTGCGTTGGATCGATATTGTGTTTATCACTTCGGGACCATCCAGCCTGCCCCTCGGACGTTGCGTATGATGTCCTTATCGAACTTGCGTCGCACGTAATGGATGAGGACGTCGATGGCGTTGCTTTCCACCTCCTCTCCCCAACCATAGAGCCTTTCCTCAAGTTGGGAGCGGGAAAGAATGGTTCCGGGACGCTCCAGCAATGCCTGAAGCAGGGCAAATTCGCGCGCTGGCAATACTTCGCCGCACCCACGATATTTCACCTCATGGCTAGATAGGTCGAGCTCGATTTCGCTCGTGTAGAGGATCGAAATCGCCTGACCTCCGTGGCGGCGCAAGACAGCGCGCATGCGTGCGAGTAGTTCTTTAACCTCGAACGGCTTCACCAGGTAGTCGTCGGCACCAAGGTCCAGCCCTGTGATGCGATCGTCGAGTTCGTCACGGGCGGTGATCACCAGAATTGGCCTCTTGTCTCCAACTGCCCGCAGCGAGCTAAGAATTTCAAGGCCGGAACGGCCCGGCAAGCCGAGGTCAAGCAGCACAAGGCCATGCCCGCCAACCGTGACGGCTTCATGCCCCAGGTGGCCATCCCGCACCCAGTCCACCGACATGCCTGCATCGTCGAGCGCTCGTACGAGAGCCCGGCCGAGCATGACATCATCTTCAATCACAAGAACACGCATGCTTCAAAGTAACCTAAACGCATCCACCTGGACAGATTTGGTTTAAGCCTACTCCACGACGGCTGATCATCTAAGACCCTCCTAATTCTGCTGGCGTCACATGCCTGCTCAAATCCGCAGAGGAGCGCTCAATCATGACTGTCCGCTATCGAATATCCGCCGCAATAGCCTTGCTGCTCATGATGTCATCCGGCGCGTTTCCTCCCGCTTTGGCACAGGAGAAGCTCGCCGCGCCGGAGACGACCCCGCCGGGTGACATTCCGGACAATCAGGTCTTCATCACCTACACCTCTCCTGACGGATATGCTCTGAAGGTGCCAGAAGGATGGTCACGCGCCGAGATCGACCATGGCGTTCGGTTCTCCGATAAATACGATGAGATAGATGCTACCCTTGGCGCCGCGAGTGCTGCTCCAACAGCGTCCTCAGCCAATGCACACGAAATCCCGGACCTCAAAGCGGCGGGGCACGCAGTCAAAGTCACTGCCGTCAAGAATGTAAAGCTTGCAGCGGGGCCGGCCGTTCGCATCAGTTATGTGTCGAATTCCGTGGCAAATCCGGTGACGAACAAGCAGATCAGGCTCGAGCACGAGCGCTTCATTCTGTTCAAGGATGGCAAGACGGTCACGCTCGATCTCGCCGCACCGGCCGGTGCAGACAATGTCGACCAGTGGCAGTGGATCTCCAACTCTTTGCAGTGGAGATGACCACATGAGCGTACTGGAGGCGGCCGAGCTTTATCGCTTCTATCATGCAGGTGACGACGAAGTCGTGGCTTTGCGTGGGGTTGCCCTCGCGCTCGATGCCGGAGAATTCACCGCTTTGAGAGGCCCGTCGGGCAGCGGGAAATCGACGCTGCTTGCCTGTCTTGCCGGGCTCGACGAGCCGGACGGCGGCGTGGTGTCTGTCCTGGGCGAGCGCATGACCCGGCGCCCCGAGCCGGAGCGGGCTCGGCTTAGGGCGCGCCATTTTGGCATGCTGATGCAGTCGGGAAATCTTTTCGATCATCTGACGGTACGATGCAACATCCGTCTACAGATGGAGATTTCCGGCCACGGACGATCGGATGAGATCGATAACCTTCTCGACAGCCTGGGCCTTGATGGTCTGGCGGATGTCTTGCCGGCTCACCTTTCAGGCGGTGAGGCGGCGCGCGCTGGCCTGGCCGTGGCGCTCGCGGCAAAACCGTCGATCCTGCTTTGCGATGAGCCCACTGCCGAGGTCGATGCGGCGACGGAACAACTCGTCATCGATCGTCTAATCGAAACCTGCCGCAACGGTGCCGCCATCCTGATCGTCACGCACAGCCCCGCGCTCGCCGCACGGGCCGATCGCATTGTCGACATCCGTGATGGAGGCATTGTGCATGGCTAGAGCTTTACTTGTGGCCGTCGACGACCTTTGGCGCAGCTTCCAGCGTGAGCGAGGCGTCGTGTCAGCCGTTCAAGGCTGCTCTTTCAGGATTAGCGCCGGCGAAAACATCGCCATCATGGGACCCTCTGGCTGTGGAAAGACGACGCTTTTGAACCTGATCGCAGGACTGGACATCCCGAGCTCAGGACGAGTGGAGTGGCCGGGGCTTGGTCCGTCCGACACATTGCGTCCCAGGCGGATCGGCGTCGTTTTCCAATCCGCGAACCTGATGCCCGCGCTCACCGCCGTCGAGAACGTCGAACTGCCGATCCTTCTCGGTAACGGTTCCGACGCCCGCGCTCGCGCCCTGACAGCGCTTGCCACTTTCGGGGTCGAGCCCCTTG contains:
- a CDS encoding ABC transporter ATP-binding protein; this encodes MSVLEAAELYRFYHAGDDEVVALRGVALALDAGEFTALRGPSGSGKSTLLACLAGLDEPDGGVVSVLGERMTRRPEPERARLRARHFGMLMQSGNLFDHLTVRCNIRLQMEISGHGRSDEIDNLLDSLGLDGLADVLPAHLSGGEAARAGLAVALAAKPSILLCDEPTAEVDAATEQLVIDRLIETCRNGAAILIVTHSPALAARADRIVDIRDGGIVHG
- a CDS encoding response regulator transcription factor; this encodes MRVLVIEDDVMLGRALVRALDDAGMSVDWVRDGHLGHEAVTVGGHGLVLLDLGLPGRSGLEILSSLRAVGDKRPILVITARDELDDRITGLDLGADDYLVKPFEVKELLARMRAVLRRHGGQAISILYTSEIELDLSSHEVKYRGCGEVLPAREFALLQALLERPGTILSRSQLEERLYGWGEEVESNAIDVLIHYVRRKFDKDIIRNVRGAGWMVPK
- a CDS encoding ABC transporter ATP-binding protein; protein product: MARALLVAVDDLWRSFQRERGVVSAVQGCSFRISAGENIAIMGPSGCGKTTLLNLIAGLDIPSSGRVEWPGLGPSDTLRPRRIGVVFQSANLMPALTAVENVELPILLGNGSDARARALTALATFGVEPLAQKLPEQLSGGQAERIAVARAVVTDPELIVADEPTGQLDQAGGAILVDRLLAWGRQTGSAIVIATHDERVAAKMNQVWQMRRGRIESMIERSTCTGIG
- a CDS encoding ATP-binding protein, coding for MATIGACAATTSYFLARNEASDFLDNQLRQIALYVGDTHSSPVTGPDSGAPHDPEDDFVIQVWDAAGSTLRQSHSTIGIPRQSATGFADASTGSGSWRVYTLVAPDRTVQVSQDMSVRQELAASAALQAALPIIVLIPLSLLTLSWIIDRIMARLNRLATAVAFRDTTVDSPVPTDDVPAEVIPFVSSINLLLARLRAMLEKQRRFISDAAHELRTPLSALQIQIDNLRHDDRDDRFSERLTELEAGVRRATSLVSKLLRLARYDAHETAPPPQPIDLVQLALDTIARLTPLAESRGIDLGITHRDKAITIGALADFEIILDNLVENAVRYTPPSGTVDVAVAVAGREARIEIRDTGPGIAEEEMPRVFERFFRGGPQAGEGSGLGLAIAKAAAERQGARLTLAMREDGPGLVASLIVRFESRTERIDVPL